A portion of the Sabethes cyaneus chromosome 3, idSabCyanKW18_F2, whole genome shotgun sequence genome contains these proteins:
- the LOC128744090 gene encoding glycogen [starch] synthase, with the protein MSRRYSRVESSSDLLAYLDRGHSANTENRWTFEVAWEVANKVGGIYTVIRSKAFVSTEELGDQYCLIGPYNDASARTEVEACEFPTNGPLYGAVNAMRNHGFKVHCGRWLVDGNPQIILFDIGSAAWKLDSYKHELWESSNIGIPHLDIETNDAIILGYTIASFIEEFKRCADNYSHDNEYGPPRIVAHFHEWQAGVGLIALRTRHVDVATMFTTHATLLGRYLCAGNTDFYNNLASFPVDEEAGKRQIYHRYCLERAATHLSHVFTTVSEITGYEAEHLLKRKPDIITPNGLNVKKFSAIHEFQNLHALAKEKINEFTRGHFYGHFNFDLEKTLYMFIAGRYEFTNKGADIFIEALARLNHSLKSSRPDVTVVAFLIFPAKTNNFNVESLRGHAVCKQLRDTINSVQQQIGKRMFETCMKGHLPDGNEILTKEDMVKIKRCLYALQRDSNPPVTTHNVVDDWNDPVLEAVRRCHLFNTKYDRVKIVFHPEFLNQTNPLFGLDYEEFVRGCHLGVFPSYYEPWGYTPAECTVMGIPSITTNLSGFGCFMQEHIADPKSYGIYIVDRRHVSLEESVQQLSRFMYEFCKLNRRQRIIQRNRTERLSDLLDWKNLGIYYRQARIQALKTMYPDYVDESETYLKRAADFNYPRPVSAPPSPSSSRHTTPAPSLHGSDDEQDSVNSEEELEELKKASLHD; encoded by the exons ATGAGTAGACGCTACTCGCGAGTGGAATCCAGCTCAGATCTTCTGGCGTATTTGGATCGTGGACATTCCGCCAATACCGAGAACCGGTGGACATTCGAGGTCGCATGGGAAGTAGCCAACAAAG TTGGTGGAATTTACACTGTCATCCGATCGAAGGCATTCGTGTCGACGGAAGAACTTGGCGACCAGTACTGTCTGATCGGTCCGTACAATGACGCATCCGCTCGAACCGAAGTTGAAGCGTGCGAGTTTCCGACGAATGGACCGCTGTATGGAGCCGTCAATGCGATGCGGAATCACGGTTTTAAGGTGCACTGCGGTCGCTGGCTGGTGGACGGAAATCCGCAGATTATTCTGTTCGATATCGGTTCCGCCGCCTGGAAACTGGACTCCTACAAGCATGAACTATGGGAATCGTCCAACATCGGAATACCTCACTTGGATATCGAGACCAACGATGCTATTATTTTAGGTTACACTATCGCATCGTTCATTGAGGAG ttcAAACGCTGTGCTGATAATTATTCACATGACAATGAATACGGACCGCCACGTATCGTGGCACACTTCCACGAATGGCAAGCCGGTGTTGGTCTGATAGCCTTGCGTACACGTCATGTTGATGTAGCGACCATGTTTACCACCCATGCTACGCTACTCGGCCGATATTTGTGTGCCGGTAACACTGACTTTTACAATAATCTGGCAAGCTTTCCAGTTGATGAGGAAGCCGGTAAACGACAAATCTATCACCGGTACTGTCTAGAACGTGCTGCGACCCACTTAAGTCACGTATTCACAACAGTGTCCGAGATCACCGGTTACGAGGCAGAGCATCTGCTGAAACGTAAACCAGACATCATTACACCGAACGGCTTGAacgtgaaaaagttttccgcTATTCATGAGTTCCAAAATCTTCACGCATTAGCAAAGGAAAAAATTAACGAATTCACTCGTGGTCATTTCTACGGTCACTTCAACTTCGATCTAGAAAAAACTCTGTACATGTTTATCGCCGGGCGGTACGAGTTCACCAACAAGGGGGCAGACATTTTCATTGAAGCTCTAGCGCGGCTGAACCATTCGCTGAAGTCTAGCCGACCGGACGTAACTGTAGTGgcatttttgatttttcctGCCAAAACTAACAACTTTAATGTGGAATCATTGAGAGGTCATGCAGTGTGCAAACAACTACGCGATACTATCAACAGTGTTCAGCAGCAAATCGGTAAACGAATGTTCGAAACTTGCATGAAAGGTCATCTTCCCGATGGAAATGAAATATTAACCAAGGAGGATATGGTCAAAATTAAGCGCTGTCTGTATGCTTTGCAGCGTGACAGCAATCCTCCGGTGACCACTCACAACGTAGTGGATGACTGGAACGATCCCGTGCTGGAGGCGGTTCGCAGATGTCACCTCTTCAACACGAAATATGACCGCGTGAAGATAGTGTTCCATCCGGAGTTTTTGAATCAAACTAATCCACTGTTTGGTCTGGACTATGAAGAATTCGTTCGCGGTTGCCATTTGGGCGTGTTTCCATCTTACTACGAACCGTGGGGTTACACTCCGGCTGAATGTACCGTTATGGGCATCCCAAGCATCACTACCAACTTGTCCGGGTTCGGTTGCTTCATGCAAGAACATATCGCTGATCCGAAATCATACGGAATCTACATCGTTGATCGTCGCCACGTAAGTCTGGAGGAAAGTGTACAACAGTTGTCCCGATTTATGTATGAGTTCTGCAAACTGAACCGACGCCAGAGAATTATCCAGCGAAATCGCACTGAACGTCTGAGCGACTTGCTAGACTGGAAGAATTTAGGAATT TACTATCGTCAAGCCAGGATACAAGCGTTGAAAACTATGTATCCAGACTACGTCGATGAGTCGGAAACCTACCTCAAACGTGCAGCAGACTTCAACTACCCACGTCCAGTTAGCGCTCCACCAAGTCCGAGTTCGTCAA GACACACTACACCGGCACCGTCTCTGCACGGTTCTGATGACGAACAGGATTCTGTGAATTCCGAGGAGGAGTTGGAGGAACTAAAGAAAGCTAGCTTGCATGACTAA